In Rhodospirillum rubrum ATCC 11170, a genomic segment contains:
- a CDS encoding acetyl-CoA C-acetyltransferase, giving the protein MNDIVIAAAARTAVGAFTGSLSSLPAHSLGASVITDLLTRGKIAAGEIDDVLLGQVLTAAQGQNPARQAAIAAGLPASSTALTINQVCGSGLRAVALGAQAIACGDAEVVIAGGQESMSLAPHAVLLRAGVKMGPAEMVDTMIKDGLWEAFHGYHMGITAETVAQAFGIDRATQDAFALASQQKAAAAQREGRFVDEIVAVCVRSRKGEVLVDSDEHLKPDTTAQSLAKLRPAFTKDGTVTAGNASGLNDGAAGVLLMSAENAAKRGVTPLARVVSWATAGVDPAVMGTGPIPASRKALAKAGWTIDDLDLIEANEAFAAQAIAVNREMGWDTAKVNVNGGAIAIGHPIGASGARILVSLLHEMTRRDAKKALATLCIGGGMGIALCVERP; this is encoded by the coding sequence ATGAACGACATCGTCATCGCCGCCGCCGCGCGCACCGCCGTCGGCGCCTTCACCGGGTCTTTGTCCAGCCTTCCCGCCCATAGCCTGGGCGCCAGCGTCATCACCGACCTGCTCACGCGCGGCAAGATCGCCGCCGGCGAGATCGACGACGTGCTGCTTGGTCAGGTCCTGACCGCCGCCCAGGGCCAGAACCCGGCCCGCCAAGCCGCCATCGCCGCCGGACTGCCGGCGTCAAGCACCGCCTTGACGATCAATCAGGTCTGCGGTTCGGGGCTGCGCGCCGTCGCCCTTGGCGCCCAGGCCATCGCCTGCGGCGATGCCGAGGTGGTGATCGCCGGCGGGCAGGAATCGATGAGCCTCGCCCCCCACGCCGTCTTGCTGCGCGCCGGGGTGAAAATGGGGCCGGCCGAAATGGTCGACACCATGATCAAGGACGGCCTGTGGGAGGCCTTCCACGGCTATCACATGGGCATCACCGCCGAAACCGTCGCCCAGGCCTTCGGCATCGACCGCGCCACCCAGGACGCCTTCGCCCTCGCCTCGCAGCAAAAAGCCGCCGCCGCCCAGCGCGAGGGACGCTTCGTCGACGAGATCGTTGCGGTCTGCGTGCGCAGCCGCAAGGGCGAGGTCCTGGTCGACAGCGATGAGCACCTGAAGCCCGATACCACCGCCCAGAGCCTGGCCAAACTGCGCCCGGCCTTCACCAAGGATGGCACGGTCACCGCCGGCAACGCCTCGGGGCTTAACGACGGCGCCGCCGGGGTTTTGCTGATGAGCGCCGAAAACGCCGCCAAACGCGGGGTGACGCCGCTTGCCCGCGTCGTATCCTGGGCCACCGCCGGCGTCGATCCCGCCGTGATGGGCACCGGGCCGATCCCGGCCTCGCGCAAGGCCCTGGCCAAGGCCGGCTGGACCATCGACGACCTGGATCTGATCGAGGCCAACGAGGCTTTCGCCGCCCAGGCGATCGCCGTCAACCGCGAGATGGGCTGGGATACCGCGAAGGTCAACGTCAATGGCGGCGCCATCGCCATCGGCCATCCCATCGGCGCCTCGGGCGCGCGCATCCTGGTCAGCCTGCTCCATGAAATGACCCGGCGTGACGCGAAAAAGGCCCTGGCGACGCTGTGCATCGGCGGCGGCATGGGCATCGCGCTCTGCGTCGAACGGCCCTAA
- a CDS encoding 3-oxoacid CoA-transferase subunit B: MDDKTLIAKRVALELRPGDLANLGIGLPTLVASYLTPGVEVFFQSENGIVGMSPLPDIGFADDDLTDAGGSPIGVLPGACAFDSAFSFGLIRGGHLDVTVLGGLQIDERGLLANWMVPGKMVPGMGGAMDLVSGAKRVIVAMTHTAKGAPKIVKTCTLPLTSVRRVDLVVTELAVIEPTAKGLLLREVAPGVSVDQVIEATEANLLIAEDLREMPILAA; encoded by the coding sequence ATGGATGACAAGACCCTTATCGCCAAGCGCGTCGCCCTGGAACTGCGGCCCGGGGATCTCGCCAATCTCGGCATCGGCCTGCCAACCCTGGTCGCCTCCTATCTGACCCCGGGCGTCGAGGTGTTCTTCCAGTCGGAGAACGGCATCGTCGGCATGAGCCCGCTGCCCGATATCGGTTTCGCCGATGACGATCTGACCGATGCCGGCGGCAGTCCGATCGGTGTTCTGCCCGGCGCCTGCGCTTTTGATTCGGCCTTTTCCTTCGGGTTGATCCGCGGCGGACATCTTGATGTCACCGTGCTCGGCGGCCTGCAGATCGACGAGCGCGGCCTGCTCGCCAACTGGATGGTGCCGGGCAAGATGGTGCCGGGCATGGGGGGGGCGATGGATCTGGTCTCGGGCGCCAAGCGCGTCATCGTCGCCATGACCCATACGGCCAAGGGCGCGCCCAAGATCGTCAAGACCTGCACCCTGCCGCTGACCTCGGTTCGTCGGGTCGATCTGGTGGTGACGGAGCTCGCCGTGATCGAGCCCACCGCCAAGGGCCTGCTGCTGCGCGAAGTCGCCCCCGGCGTTTCGGTCGACCAGGTGATCGAAGCCACCGAGGCCAACTTGCTGATCGCCGAGGATCTTCGCGAGATGCCCATTCTTGCCGCTTAA
- a CDS encoding CoA transferase subunit A, whose translation MSKITPLEKAVARIPDGAVLMIGGFMGAGTPHRLMDELVRQGKRDLTVIANDTARPTVGIGKLIDAGLVSKVIASHIGTNPQTQKLMIAGTIEVALIPQGTLAEQIRAGGFGLGGVITPTGVGTLAAEGMQTIELAGKSYLIALPLRADFALINAKAADYRGNLRYAMTSRNFNPLMAMAAETVIAEAEDFVPIGAIEPDAVATPHVLVDVLIAKERSHG comes from the coding sequence ATGTCGAAAATCACCCCCCTGGAGAAAGCCGTCGCCCGCATTCCCGATGGAGCGGTGCTGATGATTGGCGGTTTCATGGGCGCGGGCACACCGCACCGGCTTATGGATGAACTGGTCCGCCAGGGAAAACGCGACCTGACGGTCATCGCCAATGACACCGCCCGCCCCACCGTCGGCATCGGCAAGCTGATCGACGCCGGGCTGGTCAGCAAGGTGATCGCCAGCCATATCGGCACCAATCCGCAAACCCAGAAACTGATGATCGCCGGGACGATCGAGGTGGCGTTGATTCCCCAGGGCACCCTGGCCGAACAGATCCGCGCCGGTGGCTTCGGCCTGGGCGGCGTGATCACGCCCACCGGGGTCGGAACCCTGGCCGCCGAGGGCATGCAAACCATCGAGCTGGCCGGAAAATCCTATCTGATCGCCCTGCCGCTGCGCGCCGATTTCGCCCTGATCAACGCCAAGGCCGCCGATTACCGGGGCAATCTGCGCTATGCGATGACCTCGCGGAACTTCAATCCCCTGATGGCGATGGCGGCGGAAACGGTCATCGCCGAGGCCGAGGACTTCGTGCCCATCGGCGCCATCGAACCCGACGCGGTGGCGACCCCGCATGTTCTGGTCGATGTCCTTATCGCCAAGGAGCGGTCCCATGGATGA
- a CDS encoding AtuA-related protein, with the protein MKLFDIAHSRTGDKGDISNISVIAYDPKDYPLLAAQVTSERVKAHFTGIVHGEVIRYEIPSLGALNFVMHKALGGGVTKSLALDAHGKCLASALLDLDIPDTPA; encoded by the coding sequence ATGAAACTCTTCGACATCGCCCATTCGCGCACCGGGGACAAAGGCGACATCTCCAACATCTCGGTCATCGCCTATGACCCCAAGGATTACCCCCTCCTCGCCGCCCAGGTGACCTCGGAACGGGTGAAGGCCCATTTCACCGGCATCGTCCATGGCGAGGTGATCCGCTACGAGATCCCCAGCCTCGGCGCCCTCAACTTCGTCATGCACAAAGCGCTCGGCGGCGGTGTGACCAAATCGCTGGCCCTTGATGCCCATGGCAAATGCCTGGCATCGGCCCTGCTTGATCTGGATATCCCCGACACCCCCGCCTAA
- a CDS encoding acyclic terpene utilization AtuA family protein — protein sequence MKTIRIGSGAGYSGDRIEPAVELVEKGDIGYLVFECLAERTIAIAQQAKLNDPTKGYDPLLAERMQAVLTLCKQKGVKIITNMGAANPQAAAAKVREIAGSLGLKSLKVAAVSGDDVLDVLKTGDVTISETGERASGMSNVLVSANAYLGAAPIVEALANGADVVITGRVADPSLFLAPQIFEFGWALDDWDRLGKGTVVGHLLECGGQVTGGYFAEPGKKDVADLARLGFPIAEVGEDGGAVITKVAGSGGRVTVDTCKEQLLYEVHDPKTYLTPDVTADFSALRVTEIAPDRVRVEGATGRARPETLKVSVGYVDGYMGEGQISYAGRGALARGRLALEIVKERLALTGVQTSELRFDLIGVNSIHGEVLAPVPEPTEVRVRVVGRTETLKEAVRIGNEVETLYTNGPASGGGATKSAKQVVAMLSALLPRAQATPVVAYLEV from the coding sequence ATGAAAACCATCCGCATCGGTTCCGGCGCCGGCTATTCCGGTGATCGCATCGAACCCGCCGTTGAACTGGTTGAAAAAGGCGATATCGGTTATCTGGTCTTCGAATGTCTGGCCGAACGCACCATCGCCATCGCCCAGCAGGCCAAGCTGAACGACCCGACCAAGGGCTATGATCCGCTGCTGGCCGAGCGCATGCAGGCCGTTCTGACGCTGTGCAAGCAAAAGGGCGTCAAGATCATCACCAACATGGGGGCCGCCAACCCCCAGGCCGCCGCCGCCAAGGTGCGCGAGATCGCCGGCAGCCTTGGCCTCAAGTCCCTCAAGGTCGCGGCGGTCTCGGGCGATGACGTTCTCGACGTGCTCAAGACCGGCGACGTGACCATCTCGGAAACCGGCGAGCGCGCCTCGGGCATGTCCAATGTGCTGGTCTCGGCCAACGCCTATCTGGGCGCCGCCCCGATCGTCGAGGCCCTGGCCAATGGCGCCGATGTGGTCATCACCGGCCGCGTCGCCGATCCCTCGCTGTTTCTCGCCCCGCAGATCTTCGAATTCGGCTGGGCCCTTGACGATTGGGACCGCCTGGGCAAGGGCACGGTGGTCGGCCATCTGCTGGAATGCGGCGGTCAGGTGACCGGCGGCTATTTCGCCGAACCGGGCAAGAAGGACGTCGCCGATCTCGCCCGCCTGGGCTTCCCCATCGCCGAAGTCGGCGAGGATGGCGGCGCCGTTATCACCAAGGTCGCGGGATCGGGCGGCCGGGTGACGGTCGACACCTGCAAGGAACAGCTTCTTTATGAAGTCCACGACCCCAAAACCTACCTGACCCCCGATGTGACCGCCGATTTCTCGGCCCTGCGCGTCACCGAGATCGCCCCCGATCGGGTGCGCGTCGAAGGGGCCACCGGGCGCGCCCGCCCCGAAACCCTCAAAGTGTCGGTCGGCTATGTCGATGGCTACATGGGCGAGGGCCAGATCTCCTACGCCGGTCGCGGCGCCCTGGCGCGCGGTCGATTGGCCCTGGAGATCGTCAAGGAGCGTCTGGCGCTGACCGGTGTTCAGACCAGCGAGCTGCGCTTCGACCTGATCGGGGTCAATTCCATCCACGGCGAGGTGCTGGCGCCCGTTCCCGAACCGACGGAAGTGCGCGTGCGCGTCGTCGGCCGCACCGAGACCCTCAAGGAGGCGGTGCGCATCGGCAATGAGGTCGAGACCCTCTACACCAACGGCCCGGCCAGTGGTGGCGGCGCCACCAAATCGGCCAAGCAGGTCGTCGCCATGCTCTCCGCCCTGTTACCCCGCGCCCAGGCGACCCCCGTCGTCGCCTATCTGGAGGTCTGA
- a CDS encoding CitMHS family transporter, which translates to MLALLGLATILALLVAIMTNKLSPLVALIIIPVAASLIGGFGVETTKFIVSGIKDIAPVAAMFVFAIVFFGIVTDAGMMDPIIDRILRFVGLRPTRIVMGSALLALIIHLDGSGAVTFLVTIPAMLPLFDRLGMDKRILALVVSLAAGVNFLPWTGPVLRASAALKVPVTDIFSPLVFVQLVGLVFVFSVAYVLGKREEKRLGLTGAKGESADIHARVLSAEEEKVRRPHLFWANIALTAVILGTMISGVVDASVMFMIGTVLALILNYPGVKDQKARVDAHAKAALMMASILFAAGAFTGIMRGTGMLTAMATSAAGFVPAEFASHMPFAVGIASMPLSMLFDPDSYYFGVMPVIAHVYQSFGGAPIEIAQASILGQMTTGFPVSPLTPATFLVVGLCGISLGEHQKFAIPYLFAATVLMTVTAALIGVFPF; encoded by the coding sequence ATGTTAGCACTTCTCGGACTGGCTACGATTCTTGCGCTTCTCGTAGCCATCATGACCAACAAGCTTTCCCCCCTGGTCGCCTTGATCATCATTCCCGTGGCCGCTTCGCTGATCGGCGGCTTCGGGGTCGAGACGACCAAATTCATCGTCTCGGGCATCAAGGACATCGCCCCGGTGGCGGCGATGTTCGTCTTCGCCATCGTCTTCTTCGGCATCGTCACCGACGCCGGGATGATGGACCCGATCATCGATCGCATCTTGCGCTTCGTCGGCTTGCGGCCGACGCGCATCGTCATGGGATCGGCGCTGCTCGCCCTGATCATCCACCTTGACGGTTCGGGCGCCGTGACCTTCCTGGTCACCATTCCGGCGATGCTGCCGCTGTTTGATCGCCTTGGCATGGACAAGCGCATCCTCGCCCTGGTGGTGTCCCTGGCCGCCGGCGTCAACTTCCTGCCGTGGACCGGCCCGGTCCTGCGCGCCTCCGCCGCGCTCAAGGTTCCGGTCACCGATATTTTCAGCCCGCTGGTGTTTGTCCAGCTGGTCGGCTTGGTCTTCGTCTTCAGTGTCGCCTATGTCCTTGGCAAGCGTGAAGAAAAGCGCCTTGGCCTGACCGGCGCCAAGGGTGAGAGCGCGGATATCCACGCCCGTGTCCTCAGCGCCGAAGAGGAAAAGGTCCGTCGCCCCCATCTGTTCTGGGCCAATATCGCCCTGACCGCCGTGATCCTTGGCACCATGATCTCGGGCGTCGTCGATGCCTCGGTCATGTTCATGATCGGCACCGTTCTCGCCCTGATCCTCAACTACCCCGGGGTCAAGGACCAGAAGGCCCGCGTCGACGCCCACGCCAAGGCCGCCTTGATGATGGCCAGCATCCTGTTCGCCGCCGGCGCCTTCACCGGCATCATGCGCGGCACCGGCATGCTGACCGCCATGGCCACCTCGGCCGCCGGCTTCGTTCCCGCCGAATTCGCCAGCCACATGCCGTTTGCCGTCGGTATCGCCTCGATGCCGCTCAGCATGCTGTTCGACCCGGACTCCTATTACTTCGGCGTCATGCCGGTGATCGCCCACGTCTACCAGAGCTTCGGTGGCGCCCCCATCGAGATCGCCCAGGCGTCGATCCTTGGCCAGATGACCACCGGGTTCCCGGTCAGCCCGCTGACCCCCGCCACCTTCCTGGTGGTCGGCCTCTGCGGCATCTCGCTGGGCGAGCATCAGAAGTTCGCCATCCCCTACCTGTTCGCGGCCACGGTTCTGATGACCGTCACGGCGGCGCTGATCGGGGTTTTCCCCTTCTAA
- a CDS encoding zinc ribbon domain-containing protein YjdM produces MDDGLKCPACGSEHAYHDGTLWICPECAHEWNPEAAAGDAAAPAEGVRDAFGNPLADGDSVSVIKDLKVKGSSLVVKGGTKVKNIRLTDAADGHNIACKIDGIGAMNLKSEFVKKA; encoded by the coding sequence ATGGACGACGGATTGAAATGCCCCGCTTGCGGGTCCGAACACGCCTATCACGACGGCACGCTGTGGATTTGCCCGGAATGCGCCCATGAATGGAACCCCGAGGCGGCGGCCGGCGACGCTGCGGCGCCGGCCGAGGGCGTGCGCGACGCCTTTGGCAACCCTTTGGCCGATGGCGATTCGGTCAGTGTCATCAAGGATCTGAAGGTCAAGGGATCCTCGCTGGTCGTCAAGGGGGGCACCAAGGTCAAGAACATCCGTCTGACCGATGCCGCCGATGGGCATAACATCGCCTGCAAGATCGATGGCATTGGCGCGATGAACCTGAAATCCGAGTTCGTGAAGAAGGCCTGA
- a CDS encoding TylF/MycF/NovP-related O-methyltransferase, protein MRIRRWLRRQAEKLTRCQITHLGPVDFPLREGRPTDVNNVEILGDRVFRAALDACLDWTCLDTPRLATLWQLSRSSNPAGAIAEIGTFRGGAALLLGLANPGRPLFVCDTFAGFAGQPIDPRRDRLFNHDQFHETSAKAVDVLLGRHLTDYTLVEGVFPDSDSQGRVKDLSFVHLDVDIYDATRRCLKAVLPRCLPRALIVIDDYRRGCAGVDEAVAEVLADDAPDWLTLPLYPGQALLIGRGWFP, encoded by the coding sequence ATGAGGATCAGGCGTTGGCTAAGGCGGCAGGCTGAAAAACTGACCCGGTGTCAAATCACCCATCTCGGTCCGGTCGACTTTCCTTTGCGCGAAGGGCGGCCGACCGATGTCAACAATGTTGAGATCCTGGGTGACCGGGTCTTTCGCGCCGCCCTTGACGCCTGCCTTGATTGGACCTGCCTCGACACCCCGCGGTTGGCCACGTTGTGGCAATTGTCGCGCTCTTCCAATCCGGCGGGGGCGATCGCCGAGATCGGAACCTTCCGGGGGGGAGCCGCCCTGCTGCTGGGGCTGGCCAATCCCGGGCGACCGTTGTTCGTCTGCGATACCTTCGCCGGTTTCGCCGGCCAGCCGATCGACCCGAGGCGGGACCGGCTGTTCAACCATGACCAGTTTCACGAGACATCGGCCAAGGCCGTCGACGTCCTGCTCGGTCGCCATCTGACGGATTACACCCTTGTCGAAGGGGTCTTCCCCGACAGCGATTCGCAAGGACGGGTGAAGGATCTGTCGTTTGTTCATCTCGATGTCGATATCTATGACGCGACCCGGCGGTGTCTGAAGGCGGTGCTGCCGCGTTGCTTGCCCCGCGCCCTGATCGTTATTGATGATTATCGGCGGGGCTGTGCCGGGGTGGATGAGGCCGTCGCCGAGGTTCTGGCTGACGACGCCCCCGACTGGCTGACCTTGCCGCTTTATCCCGGCCAAGCTCTGCTCATCGGGCGAGGCTGGTTCCCGTGA
- a CDS encoding HPr kinase/phosphorylase: MARSSEGGPFPTADPVADRALCGWRVRSVIDLPELPLWTRDDRLPDVTIAFGRVTPVESASPGMNWHVVGEGRFRFTVASVGSYRISRGRVITIDPQAGVVASAVRQYLLGTAFGVLCHQRGLLPLHASCVAINGRAVAIAGASGAGKSSLAAALVRLGYPLLGDDVCVIDASEINAPHVLPAIPRLKLWRDVLDTFGLIVDPAARILEGIDKYQAQALADRPPPPPPQVPLPLGVVYYLDQAESPDDEGFHAIRGAERAAALAGAVYRRKMGLAMGLLPQIFTATMTVGALVPGHRLLRHGDLSGLDALARSVAARQEGRG, from the coding sequence TTGGCCAGGTCCTCGGAGGGCGGTCCGTTCCCGACCGCCGATCCGGTCGCCGATCGGGCGCTCTGCGGCTGGCGGGTGCGTTCGGTGATCGATTTGCCCGAACTGCCCTTGTGGACCCGGGACGACCGGCTTCCCGACGTCACCATCGCCTTCGGACGGGTGACGCCGGTCGAGAGCGCCTCGCCCGGCATGAACTGGCATGTCGTCGGGGAGGGGAGGTTTCGCTTCACGGTGGCCTCGGTCGGCAGCTATCGCATCAGCCGGGGGCGGGTGATCACCATCGATCCGCAGGCCGGGGTGGTGGCCTCGGCGGTGCGTCAATATCTGCTGGGCACGGCCTTTGGCGTTCTCTGCCACCAGCGTGGTCTGCTGCCGCTCCATGCCAGCTGCGTGGCCATCAACGGCCGGGCGGTGGCGATCGCCGGGGCCTCGGGGGCGGGAAAATCAAGCTTGGCGGCGGCGCTGGTCCGCCTGGGCTATCCCTTGCTTGGCGATGACGTCTGCGTGATCGATGCCTCGGAAATCAATGCCCCGCACGTCCTGCCGGCGATCCCCCGCCTTAAGCTCTGGCGCGACGTTCTGGACACCTTTGGTCTGATCGTCGATCCGGCGGCGCGGATTCTCGAGGGAATCGATAAATATCAGGCCCAGGCCCTGGCCGATCGACCGCCGCCGCCGCCGCCCCAGGTCCCTTTGCCCTTGGGCGTGGTCTATTACCTCGATCAGGCCGAAAGCCCCGATGACGAGGGCTTCCATGCGATTCGCGGCGCGGAACGGGCGGCAGCCCTGGCCGGAGCCGTTTATCGCCGCAAGATGGGGCTGGCCATGGGCCTGCTGCCGCAGATTTTCACCGCGACGATGACGGTTGGCGCCCTGGTGCCCGGGCATCGTTTGTTGCGCCATGGCGACCTGTCGGGGCTCGACGCCCTGGCCCGCAGCGTCGCCGCCCGCCAGGAGGGCCGGGGATGA
- a CDS encoding nucleotidyltransferase family protein, which yields MADTSFPSSWSPAFRLIVALLRGESAGDLAASVDRESFGQALRRHRVALALPVAGRTPLSLALRDTLALRQRQMTMAAMERTAQLGVVVNDLTGAMIGVCALKGLAFAGLFGDLLGREASDLDLLVGPADFTRALDRLGALGYRRDGAGAIDHAVTLRHPDFAASLELHRRLASPDGLFPVDRFDPWARLSAVALPRGPVATLDREAAMVYAAFHGTKHNWHRLFWLVDIAKGMAREDVDWPAVLTLARRLGVERQVVMAVLLAERVLGAALPPGLEVKPALVALGGRLADDLVPHLDDLPSDRGAELAGRMGFWPTLARLFTLYPRWRARIGLLGFFLGASDKDHAFLPLPPALAWAYPLVRVLRLLGQPLGWTRTKPTR from the coding sequence ATGGCCGACACGTCCTTTCCCTCTTCCTGGTCGCCGGCCTTTCGCCTGATCGTCGCGCTTTTGCGCGGCGAATCGGCTGGGGATTTGGCCGCGAGCGTGGATCGGGAGAGCTTTGGGCAAGCCCTGCGCCGCCACCGCGTCGCCCTGGCCCTGCCCGTGGCGGGGCGGACGCCGCTTTCCCTGGCCCTGCGCGACACCTTGGCCCTGCGCCAGCGCCAGATGACGATGGCCGCCATGGAGCGTACCGCCCAACTGGGGGTGGTGGTCAACGACCTGACCGGCGCGATGATCGGCGTCTGCGCCCTGAAAGGTCTGGCTTTCGCCGGGCTGTTTGGCGATCTGCTTGGGCGCGAGGCGAGCGATCTCGACCTTCTGGTCGGTCCCGCCGATTTCACCCGGGCGCTCGACCGCCTTGGCGCCCTTGGTTATCGGCGCGATGGCGCGGGGGCCATCGATCATGCGGTCACCTTGCGTCATCCCGACTTCGCGGCCTCCTTGGAACTGCATCGGCGCCTTGCCAGCCCCGATGGCCTGTTTCCGGTCGACCGTTTCGATCCCTGGGCCCGCCTGAGCGCCGTTGCTCTGCCCCGAGGCCCGGTCGCTACCCTTGATCGCGAGGCCGCCATGGTCTACGCGGCCTTTCATGGCACCAAGCATAACTGGCATCGCCTGTTCTGGTTGGTCGATATCGCCAAAGGGATGGCCCGGGAGGACGTCGATTGGCCGGCGGTTCTGACCCTGGCCCGCCGCCTGGGGGTCGAGCGTCAGGTGGTGATGGCGGTTTTGCTGGCCGAGCGGGTTTTGGGCGCCGCCCTGCCACCGGGGCTGGAGGTGAAACCTGCGCTCGTCGCCCTCGGCGGGCGGCTGGCGGACGATCTCGTTCCCCATCTCGATGATCTGCCTTCCGATCGCGGCGCCGAACTTGCCGGCCGGATGGGGTTTTGGCCGACGCTCGCCCGGCTGTTTACGCTTTATCCACGCTGGCGGGCGCGGATCGGACTGCTCGGCTTCTTTCTGGGCGCCAGCGACAAGGATCACGCGTTCTTGCCTTTGCCGCCGGCCTTGGCCTGGGCCTATCCGCTGGTGCGCGTGCTGCGCTTGCTCGGCCAACCCCTGGGGTGGACCCGGACCAAGCCGACCCGATGA
- a CDS encoding sugar transferase, whose amino-acid sequence MMDGSASGYRRIGEGRVAVAMIGVRALDLMILALGCLIGYGLRHGTPMMPEPYWAALIIAAFVFQGAGGGLGLYSRRRPGPLPSQLAAVLLSLVATFLVLFALAYLGKVSQEFSRSWAVTWFFIAVCAMTALRVGVARVGTLAPLWRARAVLLAADGDTGLLARLAADEGRRVDIVACLDPVRDGARLARHCEEAKADVVFVAVPPAGIDDALRRRLRDLPLRICLLIDPPIADHPLVGPPEIIAGAISVELYPPVLEGGGALIKRLEDLVLGALLVVVLSPLMVLVALVVRLEGAGPVLFCQKRFGFRGEVFTIFKFRTLVEAAGETQVGRDDPRVTRVGRLLRRLSLDELPQLFNVLKGDMSLVGPRPHALAHDEDFAATVDIYAQRRKMKPGMTGWAQVHGCRGEIRSPQDLERRVAYDLAYLDHWSLGLDLWILALTPLRLIRDPNAY is encoded by the coding sequence ATGATGGACGGATCGGCATCGGGGTATCGGCGGATCGGCGAGGGCCGCGTCGCGGTGGCGATGATCGGGGTGCGCGCCCTTGATCTGATGATTTTGGCTCTTGGCTGCCTGATCGGCTATGGCCTGCGCCATGGCACGCCGATGATGCCCGAACCCTATTGGGCGGCGCTGATCATCGCCGCCTTCGTTTTCCAAGGCGCCGGGGGTGGCCTCGGTCTTTATTCCCGGCGTCGTCCCGGGCCCTTGCCCTCGCAATTGGCGGCGGTGCTGCTCAGCCTCGTGGCGACTTTCCTGGTGCTCTTCGCCCTCGCCTATCTCGGCAAGGTCTCCCAGGAGTTTTCGCGAAGCTGGGCGGTGACGTGGTTTTTCATCGCCGTCTGCGCGATGACGGCGCTGCGGGTGGGGGTGGCCCGGGTGGGGACCCTTGCCCCCCTGTGGCGCGCCCGCGCCGTTCTACTGGCCGCCGATGGCGACACCGGTCTCCTCGCCCGGCTGGCCGCCGATGAGGGGCGACGCGTCGATATCGTGGCCTGTCTCGATCCTGTTCGCGACGGGGCGCGGTTGGCGCGCCATTGCGAGGAGGCCAAGGCCGATGTGGTGTTCGTCGCCGTGCCGCCCGCGGGGATCGATGACGCCTTGCGGCGGCGTCTGCGCGATCTGCCCTTGCGCATCTGTCTGCTGATTGATCCGCCCATCGCCGATCATCCCCTGGTCGGCCCCCCGGAAATCATCGCCGGGGCGATCAGCGTCGAGCTGTATCCCCCCGTTCTCGAAGGCGGCGGCGCCCTGATCAAACGCCTCGAGGATCTGGTGCTGGGCGCGCTTCTGGTGGTGGTCCTCAGCCCGCTGATGGTCCTGGTGGCTTTGGTCGTTCGTCTTGAGGGGGCGGGGCCGGTGCTGTTTTGCCAGAAGCGCTTCGGCTTTCGCGGCGAGGTTTTCACCATCTTCAAGTTCCGCACCCTGGTCGAAGCGGCGGGGGAGACCCAGGTGGGGCGCGATGATCCCCGGGTAACCCGGGTCGGCCGGCTGCTGCGTCGCCTCAGCCTTGATGAATTGCCCCAGCTTTTCAATGTGCTGAAGGGTGATATGTCGCTGGTCGGCCCGCGTCCCCACGCCCTGGCCCATGACGAGGATTTCGCCGCCACCGTCGATATCTACGCCCAGCGCCGCAAGATGAAGCCGGGGATGACCGGCTGGGCCCAGGTTCATGGCTGCCGGGGGGAGATCCGCTCCCCCCAGGACCTGGAACGTCGGGTCGCCTATGATCTGGCCTATCTCGACCACTGGAGTCTTGGGCTTGATCTGTGGATCCTCGCCCTGACGCCGCTCCGCCTGATCCGCGATCCCAACGCCTATTGA